In the Oncorhynchus nerka isolate Pitt River linkage group LG2, Oner_Uvic_2.0, whole genome shotgun sequence genome, one interval contains:
- the LOC115139495 gene encoding transmembrane and coiled-coil domains protein 2-like: MLDKSEVTTLGLPPSASHGGSDGNISLDGAGVGVGAGAVAGLGTVAGGAEGVSEPQRTRVALEHLQQKILKITEQIRIEQEARDDNVAEYLKLAHNADKQQASRIKQVFEKKNQKSAQTIAHLHKKLEHYHKKLKETEQNGPARQPKDVLRDMQQGLKDMGANVRAGFHGFGGGMVDGVKGGVEGVKGAVVSKPREFASLIRNKFGSADNISHLIEDEVGGHSEDAPAQRALSGSATLVSSPKYGSDDECSSATSGSVAGSHSGGAGVGGGMSGQGQAGLGSPRLDGHHHHHHHHIHSSWDALLEGLQEIKASQAHMEDAIEDMKSQLQSDYSYMNQCLQEERYRYERLEEQLNDLTELHQNEMTNLKQELASMEEKVAYQSYERARDIQEAVESCLTRITKLELQQQQQQVVQLEGVENANARALLGKLINIILALMAVVLVFVSTLANFITPLMKTRARVATTIMLALFLFILWKHWDFLELWLMPS; the protein is encoded by the exons ATG CTGGATAAAAGCGAAGTGACAACATTGGGCCTGCCCCCCTCAGCCAGCCATGGCGGCTCTGACGGTAACATCAGCTTGGATGGGGCTGGAGTGGGTGTGGGGGCGGGGGCAGTGGCCGGGTTGGGGACTGTGGCTGGAGGGGCTGAAGGGGTCTCCGAGCCTCAGCGAACGCGGGTCGCTCTGGAGCACCTGCAGCAGAAGATCCTGAAGATAACTGAGCAGATTCGGATAGAACAGGAGGCAAGAGATGACAACGTAGCCGAGTACTTGAAGCTGGCCCACAATGCAGACAAGCAGCAAGCCTCGCGCATCAAACAGGTGTTTGAGAAGAAGAACCAGAAGTCTGCACAGACCATCGCCCACCTGCACAAAAAGCTAGAGCACTACCACAAGAAGCTGAaggagacagagcag AATGGTCCAGCCCGTCAGCCTAAGGATGTGCTGCGGGACATGCAACAGGGGCTGAAGGACATGGGGGCCAATGTACGAGCCGGGTTCCATGGCTTTGGCGGGGGTATGGTGGATGGGGTCAAAGGAGGGGTAGAAGGGGTCAAAGGAGCTGTGGTGTCTAAGCCACGGGAGTTCGCCAGCTTGATCCGCAACAAATTTGGCAGTGCAGACAACATCTCCCACCTCATAGAGGACGAGGTGGGAGGGCACTCGGAGGACGCGCCTGCTCAACGAGCCCTGAGTGGCAGTGCCACCCTTGTCTCCAGCCCCAAGTACGGTAGCGACGACGAGTGCTCCAGTGCCACCTCTGGCTCAGTGGCAGGCAGTCACTCAGGCGGGGCTGGGGTAGGAGGTGGGATGTCGGGGCAAGGGCAGGCTGGCCTGGGGAGCCCCAGACTGGAtgggcaccaccaccaccaccaccaccacattcaCAGCTCCTGGGACGCCTTGCTGGAAGGCCTGCAGGAGATCAAGGCCAGCCAGGCCCACATGGAGGATGCCATCGAGGACATGAAGAGCCAGCTGCAGAGTGACTACTCCTACATGAACCAGTGCCTGCAGGAGGAGAGATACAG GTATGAGCGACTGGAAGAGCAGCTGAATGACTTGACAGAGCTGCACCAAAACGAAATGACTAATCTGAAACAAGAGCTGgccagcatggaggagaaagtgGCCTACCAGTCCTATGAGAGAgccagagacatacag GAAGCGGTGGAGTCGTGCCTGACCCGCATCACTAAGTTGGagctccagcagcagcagcagcaggtggTGCAGTTGGAGGGTGTGGAGAACGCCAACGCCCGCGCCCTGCTGGGCAAACTCATCAACATCATCCTGGCACTCATGGCCGTAGTGCTGGTGTTCGTCTCCACCCTGGCCAACTTCATCACCCCACTCATGAAAACTCGAGCGCGGGTGGCCACCACCATCATGCTGGCCCTGTTTCTGTTCATCCTTTGGAAGCACTGGGACTTCCTGGAGCTGTGGCTAATGCCCAGCTGA